The Deinococcus sonorensis KR-87 genome includes a window with the following:
- a CDS encoding alpha/beta hydrolase, whose amino-acid sequence MAPTVQTVQIGGRQVAYSAFGPSTAPTVLLLPWLGGSRLGWDGVAQALGRSYRVLSPDYRDTGDSSPSEEPYTLPDLADEAAAFMSALGAAPAWVVGLSMGGMVAQHLALRHPELVEGLVLVATTPGGPDSEPATERGRAALFLPAELEAGERARQALALMTAPGFADAHPEALAQAEARGRQHPLGLESFKRQFRAIRAHDTTAQLQAIRVPTLVLHGDHDDLIPLSNASRLASGIPGAQLKVYPATGHMPHLEQPDAFLADLHGFLKVPA is encoded by the coding sequence ATGGCGCCCACCGTGCAGACGGTTCAGATTGGCGGCCGCCAGGTAGCCTACAGCGCGTTCGGCCCATCCACGGCCCCCACCGTGCTGCTGCTGCCGTGGCTGGGCGGCTCGCGGCTCGGCTGGGACGGGGTGGCACAGGCGCTCGGCCGGTCGTACCGGGTGCTGAGCCCCGACTACCGCGACACCGGAGACTCGTCGCCCAGCGAGGAGCCCTACACCCTGCCGGACCTCGCGGACGAGGCCGCCGCCTTCATGAGCGCGCTGGGAGCCGCTCCCGCCTGGGTGGTGGGCCTGAGCATGGGCGGCATGGTGGCCCAGCATCTGGCGCTGCGTCACCCGGAGCTGGTCGAGGGGCTGGTGCTGGTGGCGACCACGCCCGGTGGCCCGGACAGCGAACCGGCCACCGAGCGCGGCCGGGCGGCCCTGTTCCTGCCGGCGGAGCTGGAAGCGGGCGAGCGGGCGCGGCAGGCGCTGGCCCTGATGACCGCGCCCGGCTTCGCGGACGCTCACCCGGAGGCGCTGGCGCAGGCCGAGGCCCGGGGACGGCAGCACCCCTTGGGCCTGGAGAGCTTCAAACGGCAGTTCCGGGCCATCCGCGCCCACGACACCACGGCGCAGCTGCAGGCCATCCGGGTCCCGACCCTGGTGCTGCACGGCGATCACGACGACCTGATTCCGCTGTCCAACGCGTCACGGCTGGCCTCGGGCATCCCGGGCGCTCAGCTGAAGGTCTACCCCGCCACCGGCCACATGCCGCACCTGGAACAGCCGGATGCCTTCCTGGCTGACCTGCACGGCTTCCTGAAGGTGCCGGCATGA
- a CDS encoding DUF6636 domain-containing protein, translated as MRPVLVLLALLGGPALAQAQPAPASALAAGFSLPSGRLQCMYDDSSGPASIRCDVLNPTFRVARPASCPLDYGDSVTLNVTGRPLLGCHGDTVVDPQRPVLAYQRFWQRAGLTCQSSTAGVRCINIDGHGFELSRARYRLF; from the coding sequence ATGAGGCCCGTTCTGGTGCTCCTGGCGCTGCTGGGCGGCCCGGCCCTGGCGCAGGCGCAGCCGGCCCCGGCGTCTGCACTGGCCGCCGGCTTCTCGCTGCCTTCGGGGCGGTTGCAGTGCATGTACGACGACAGCAGCGGCCCCGCGTCCATCCGCTGTGACGTGCTGAACCCCACCTTCCGGGTGGCGCGCCCGGCCAGCTGCCCGCTCGACTACGGCGATTCGGTGACGCTGAACGTGACCGGGCGTCCGCTGCTCGGCTGCCACGGCGACACCGTGGTGGACCCGCAGCGTCCGGTGCTGGCCTACCAGCGCTTCTGGCAGCGGGCCGGCCTGACCTGCCAGTCCAGCACCGCCGGAGTGCGCTGCATCAACATTGACGGGCACGGGTTCGAGC